Proteins encoded within one genomic window of Schaalia sp. HMT-172:
- the rpsC gene encoding 30S ribosomal protein S3, producing MGQKVNPRGFRLGITTDHRSRWFSDSTTKGQRYADYVAEDVAIRKFLTDNLERAGIAEVSIERTRDRVRVDLHTARPGIVIGRRGAEADRLRVQLEKLTGKQVQLNILEVKNPDLEAQLVAQGIAEQLAARVSFRRAMRKGIQSAQRAGAKGIRVQVSGRLGGAEMSRSEFYREGRVPLHTLRANIDYGFHEARTTFGRIGVKVWIYKGDITEREFARQQAEQAQRGGRRDGRRGPRRGGRPNQETASQQAPREATASEAAAPTTGSEA from the coding sequence ATGGGTCAGAAGGTTAACCCCCGCGGGTTCCGTCTGGGAATCACCACTGACCACCGGTCTCGCTGGTTCTCCGACTCCACCACCAAGGGACAGCGCTACGCGGACTACGTGGCGGAAGACGTCGCGATCCGCAAGTTCCTGACCGACAACCTCGAGCGTGCCGGCATCGCTGAGGTGAGCATCGAGCGCACGCGTGACCGCGTTCGCGTCGACCTGCACACCGCTCGCCCGGGCATTGTCATCGGTCGCCGTGGCGCCGAGGCCGACCGCCTGCGCGTCCAGCTCGAAAAGCTGACGGGCAAGCAGGTTCAGCTCAACATCCTCGAGGTGAAGAACCCCGATCTCGAAGCGCAGCTCGTTGCGCAGGGCATCGCCGAGCAGCTCGCTGCCCGCGTGTCCTTCCGTCGTGCGATGCGTAAGGGCATCCAGTCCGCGCAGCGCGCCGGCGCCAAGGGCATTCGTGTCCAGGTGTCCGGCCGCCTGGGTGGCGCCGAAATGTCCCGCTCCGAGTTCTACCGCGAGGGCCGCGTGCCGCTGCACACCCTCCGCGCGAACATCGACTACGGATTCCACGAGGCCCGTACGACCTTCGGTCGCATCGGCGTCAAGGTGTGGATCTACAAGGGCGACATCACCGAGCGCGAGTTCGCTCGCCAGCAGGCCGAGCAGGCCCAGCGTGGCGGCCGCCGCGATGGCCGCCGTGGCCCCCGCCGCGGTGGACGCCCCAACCAGGAGACCGCTTCGCAGCAGGCTCCCCGTGAGGCAACCGCCTCCGAGGCCGCTGCGCCCACGACCGGATCGGAGGCCTGA
- the rplV gene encoding 50S ribosomal protein L22 gives MEAKAQARFIRVTPQKSRRVVNEVRGKRVLEAADILRFAPQAVATDVRKVLLSAVANSKVKAENAGETFNEADLLVLEAYVDEGPTMKRIRPRAQGRAGRILKRTSHITIVVGTKEDKKKGDR, from the coding sequence ATGGAAGCCAAGGCGCAGGCGCGTTTCATCCGCGTCACGCCCCAGAAGTCCCGCCGTGTTGTGAACGAGGTTCGCGGCAAGCGTGTTCTGGAGGCCGCCGACATTCTGCGGTTCGCCCCGCAGGCCGTCGCCACCGATGTCCGCAAGGTGCTGCTGAGCGCAGTCGCCAACTCGAAGGTCAAGGCTGAGAACGCCGGCGAGACCTTCAACGAGGCCGATCTGCTCGTGCTCGAAGCATACGTGGACGAGGGCCCGACCATGAAGCGCATCCGTCCCCGTGCTCAGGGACGCGCCGGTCGTATCCTCAAGCGCACCTCCCACATCACCATCGTGGTGGGGACCAAGGAAGACAAGAAGAAGGGAGACCGCTGA
- the rpsS gene encoding 30S ribosomal protein S19 — MPRSLKKGPFVDDHLLKKVDAANESGSKNVIKTWSRRSVITPDFLGLTIAVHDGRKHVPVFVTESMVGHKLGEFAPTRTFRSHDKDDRKGRRR, encoded by the coding sequence ATGCCGCGTAGTTTGAAGAAGGGCCCGTTCGTCGACGACCACCTGCTCAAGAAGGTCGACGCCGCGAACGAATCCGGCTCGAAGAACGTCATCAAGACCTGGTCGCGTCGCTCGGTCATCACCCCGGACTTCCTGGGCCTGACCATCGCCGTCCACGACGGCCGTAAGCATGTGCCCGTTTTCGTCACCGAGTCGATGGTGGGCCACAAGCTCGGAGAGTTCGCTCCCACGCGCACTTTCCGCAGCCACGACAAGGACGATCGTAAGGGACGTCGGCGCTGA
- the rplB gene encoding 50S ribosomal protein L2, producing MGIRKYKPTTPGRRFSSVSDFVEITRDTPEKSLLRPLHKTGGRNNNGRVTSRHRGGGHKRQYRVIDFRRHDKDGVPATVAHIEYDPNRTARIALLHYADGEKRYILAPTGLKQGDHIEAGVGADIKPGNSLQLRNIPLGTVVHAVELYPGGGAKIARSAGTSVQLVAKEGRFAQLRMPSGEIRNVEATCRATIGEVGNAEQSNINWGKAGRMRWKGKRPHVRGVVMNPVDHPHGGGEGRTSGGRHPVSPWGKPEGRTRRPKKASDRLIVRRRKTGKNR from the coding sequence ATGGGAATTCGCAAGTACAAGCCCACGACTCCGGGCCGTCGCTTCTCGTCCGTCTCTGACTTCGTCGAGATCACGCGCGACACCCCCGAGAAGTCGCTGCTGCGCCCGCTGCACAAGACCGGTGGCCGTAACAACAACGGCCGCGTGACCTCCCGCCACCGCGGCGGCGGCCACAAGCGCCAGTACCGCGTGATCGACTTCCGTCGTCACGACAAGGACGGCGTCCCGGCGACGGTCGCTCACATCGAGTACGACCCCAACCGCACGGCCCGCATCGCCCTCCTGCACTACGCGGACGGCGAGAAGCGCTACATCCTCGCTCCGACCGGCCTCAAGCAGGGCGATCACATCGAGGCTGGCGTTGGCGCTGACATCAAGCCCGGCAACTCGCTGCAGCTGCGCAACATCCCCCTGGGTACCGTTGTGCACGCCGTCGAGCTCTACCCCGGCGGCGGCGCCAAGATCGCCCGCTCCGCCGGCACCTCCGTGCAGCTCGTCGCTAAGGAAGGCCGCTTCGCCCAGCTGCGTATGCCCTCCGGCGAGATCCGCAACGTCGAGGCCACCTGCCGCGCCACCATCGGCGAGGTCGGCAACGCCGAGCAGTCGAACATCAACTGGGGCAAGGCCGGCCGTATGCGCTGGAAGGGCAAGCGCCCGCACGTCCGTGGTGTCGTCATGAACCCGGTTGATCACCCGCACGGCGGTGGTGAAGGCCGCACGTCCGGTGGTCGTCACCCCGTGTCGCCTTGGGGCAAGCCCGAGGGCCGCACGCGTCGTCCGAAGAAGGCGTCCGATCGTCTGATCGTCCGCCGTCGCAAGACCGGCAAGAACCGCTGA
- the rplW gene encoding 50S ribosomal protein L23 has translation MSTIEAGKNPRDIILKPVTTEKSLALMDLGKYTFEVDPRANKTEIKIALERIFSVKIGSIATQNRKGKTYRTRNGIGKRKDVKRAIVTVREGTIDIFGDQA, from the coding sequence GTGAGCACGATCGAAGCGGGTAAGAACCCCCGCGACATCATCCTGAAGCCGGTCACCACCGAGAAGTCGCTCGCCCTCATGGACCTGGGCAAGTACACCTTCGAGGTTGACCCCCGCGCGAACAAGACCGAGATCAAGATTGCCCTGGAGCGTATCTTCAGCGTCAAGATCGGTTCCATCGCGACCCAGAACCGCAAGGGCAAGACCTACCGCACCCGCAACGGGATCGGTAAGCGCAAGGACGTCAAGCGTGCCATCGTCACCGTGCGTGAGGGCACCATCGACATCTTCGGCGATCAGGCCTGA
- the rplD gene encoding 50S ribosomal protein L4 — MADDRNVDVIDLEGKKAGSVVLPGSIFDVPTNIPLMHQVVVAQLAAARQGTHATKTRGEVAGGGKKPFRQKGTGNARQGSIRAPHFTGGGIVHGPQPRDYDQRTPKKMKQGALRSALSDRARADRIHVVTALFEGDKPSTKAALAALRAIVEDRQALVVLERGNELTALSLRNVPEVHVLWADQLNTYDVLDADDIVFTQAALESFLGTKEETK; from the coding sequence ATGGCTGACGATCGTAACGTCGACGTCATCGACCTCGAGGGCAAGAAGGCGGGCTCCGTCGTCCTCCCCGGGTCCATCTTTGACGTTCCCACCAACATTCCGCTGATGCACCAGGTTGTCGTCGCACAGCTTGCGGCCGCCCGTCAGGGCACGCACGCGACGAAGACCCGCGGTGAGGTCGCTGGCGGCGGCAAGAAGCCGTTCCGTCAGAAGGGCACCGGTAACGCCCGCCAGGGCTCCATCCGTGCGCCTCACTTCACCGGTGGCGGCATCGTCCACGGCCCTCAGCCGCGTGACTACGACCAGCGCACCCCCAAGAAGATGAAGCAGGGCGCCCTGCGCTCCGCTCTGTCCGACCGTGCGCGCGCCGACCGCATCCACGTTGTCACCGCCCTGTTCGAAGGCGACAAGCCCTCGACCAAGGCCGCTCTCGCCGCCCTGCGCGCGATCGTCGAGGACCGTCAGGCTCTCGTCGTCCTCGAGCGTGGCAACGAACTGACCGCGCTGTCCCTGCGCAACGTTCCCGAGGTTCACGTCCTGTGGGCCGACCAGCTGAACACGTACGACGTCCTGGACGCCGACGACATCGTCTTCACGCAGGCCGCCCTTGAGTCCTTCCTCGGTACCAAGGAGGAGACCAAGTGA
- the rplC gene encoding 50S ribosomal protein L3 — MTNKKQHAAAPIKALLGRKIGMTQVWDADGHLVPLTVVQVGTNVVTQVRTEEVDGYSAIQLGFGEIDSRKVTKPLQGHFEKAGVAPRRHLAEVRTSEHDSYELGQELDAATFEAGQSVDVSGTTKGKGFAGVMKRHGFAGVSASHGAHRNHRKPGSIGACATPGRIFKGLRMAGRMGGNRRTVQNLTIQAVDTEKGLLLISGAIPGPKNGVVLVRSSVKGA; from the coding sequence ATGACTAACAAGAAGCAGCACGCTGCTGCGCCCATCAAGGCGCTGCTCGGCCGCAAGATCGGCATGACCCAGGTGTGGGACGCCGACGGCCACCTCGTGCCCCTGACTGTCGTGCAGGTCGGCACCAACGTCGTCACCCAGGTTCGCACCGAAGAGGTCGACGGCTACTCCGCTATCCAGCTTGGCTTCGGCGAGATCGACTCCCGTAAGGTCACCAAGCCCCTGCAGGGCCACTTCGAGAAGGCCGGGGTTGCCCCCCGTCGCCACCTCGCCGAGGTCCGCACCTCCGAGCACGACTCCTACGAGCTCGGCCAGGAACTCGACGCCGCCACCTTCGAGGCAGGCCAGTCCGTCGACGTTTCCGGCACCACCAAGGGCAAGGGCTTCGCCGGCGTCATGAAGCGTCACGGCTTCGCCGGCGTTTCCGCCTCCCACGGTGCGCACCGCAACCACCGCAAGCCCGGTTCCATCGGCGCCTGCGCAACCCCCGGTCGCATCTTCAAGGGCCTGCGCATGGCCGGCCGCATGGGTGGCAACCGTCGTACTGTTCAGAACCTGACGATCCAGGCCGTGGACACCGAGAAGGGCCTGCTGCTCATCAGCGGCGCCATCCCGGGCCCCAAGAACGGCGTGGTCCTGGTTCGCTCCTCCGTGAAGGGTGCGTGA
- the rpsJ gene encoding 30S ribosomal protein S10 gives MAGQKIRIRLKSYDHEVIDSSARKIVDTVQRAGATVVGPVPLPTEKNVFVVIRSPHKYKDSREHFEMRTHKRLIDIIDPTPKAVDSLMRLDLPADVNIEIKL, from the coding sequence ATGGCGGGACAGAAGATCCGCATCCGGCTCAAGTCGTATGACCACGAGGTCATCGACAGCTCCGCGCGCAAGATCGTGGACACCGTACAGCGTGCTGGCGCCACGGTCGTGGGCCCGGTGCCGCTGCCGACCGAGAAGAACGTGTTCGTCGTTATTCGGTCGCCCCACAAGTACAAGGACAGCCGCGAGCACTTTGAAATGCGCACGCACAAGCGGCTCATCGACATCATCGACCCGACCCCCAAGGCCGTCGACTCGCTCATGCGCCTCGACCTGCCTGCGGACGTCAACATCGAGATCAAGCTCTGA
- the tuf gene encoding elongation factor Tu gives MAKAKFERTKPHVNIGTIGHVDHGKTTLTAAITKVLHDKYPDLNEYTPFDQVDNAPEERDRGITINVSHVEYQTEKRHYAHVDAPGHADYVKNMITGAAQMDGAILVVAATDGPMAQTREHVLLARQVGVPTILIALNKSDMVDDEEMMELVEEECRDLLESQDFDRDAPIIQVSALKALEGDPEWVAKVEELMDAVDTYIPTPERDMDKPFLMPIEDVFTITGRGTVVTGRVERGKLPINSEVEILGIREPQKTTVTGIEMFHKSMDEAWAGENCGLLLRGTKRDEVERGQVVAVPGSITPHTEFEGQVYILKKEEGGRHNPFFSNYRPQFYFRTTDVTGVITLPEGTDMVMPGDTTEISVELIQPIAMEPGLGFAIREGGRTVGSGRVTKIIK, from the coding sequence GTGGCGAAGGCCAAGTTTGAGCGCACCAAGCCGCACGTCAACATCGGCACGATTGGTCACGTTGACCACGGCAAGACGACGCTGACGGCAGCTATCACCAAGGTGCTGCACGACAAGTACCCCGATCTGAACGAGTACACCCCCTTCGATCAGGTCGACAACGCTCCCGAGGAGCGCGATCGTGGCATCACGATCAACGTCTCCCACGTCGAGTACCAGACCGAGAAGCGTCACTACGCTCACGTTGACGCCCCCGGCCACGCTGACTACGTCAAGAACATGATCACCGGCGCTGCCCAGATGGACGGCGCGATCCTCGTGGTCGCCGCCACCGACGGCCCCATGGCCCAGACCCGCGAGCACGTCCTGCTCGCCCGTCAGGTCGGCGTCCCCACCATCCTCATCGCCCTCAACAAGTCCGACATGGTCGACGACGAGGAAATGATGGAACTGGTCGAGGAAGAGTGCCGCGACCTGCTCGAGTCCCAGGACTTCGACCGCGACGCCCCGATCATCCAGGTGTCCGCTCTCAAGGCCCTCGAGGGCGACCCGGAGTGGGTTGCCAAGGTCGAGGAGCTCATGGACGCGGTGGATACCTACATCCCCACCCCCGAGCGCGACATGGACAAGCCCTTCCTCATGCCGATCGAGGACGTCTTCACGATCACCGGTCGTGGCACCGTCGTCACCGGTCGTGTTGAGCGTGGCAAGCTGCCCATCAACTCCGAGGTCGAGATCCTCGGTATCCGTGAGCCCCAGAAGACCACGGTTACCGGCATCGAGATGTTCCACAAGTCCATGGACGAGGCCTGGGCTGGCGAGAACTGTGGTCTGCTCCTCCGTGGCACCAAGCGCGACGAGGTCGAGCGCGGCCAGGTTGTGGCCGTCCCCGGCTCCATCACGCCCCACACCGAGTTCGAGGGCCAGGTCTACATCCTCAAGAAGGAAGAGGGCGGCCGCCACAACCCCTTCTTCTCGAACTACCGTCCGCAGTTCTACTTCCGTACCACGGACGTGACCGGCGTCATCACCCTCCCCGAGGGCACCGACATGGTCATGCCTGGCGACACCACCGAGATCTCCGTTGAGCTGATTCAGCCCATCGCCATGGAGCCCGGCCTCGGCTTCGCTATCCGTGAGGGTGGCCGCACCGTTGGTTCCGGTCGTGTCACCAAGATCATCAAGTGA
- the fusA gene encoding elongation factor G yields the protein MALEVLTDLNKVRNIGIMAHIDAGKTTVTERILFYTGINYKIGETHDGASTTDWMEQEKERGITITSAAVTSFWNGNQINIIDTPGHVDFTVEVERSLRVLDGAVAVFDGKEGVEPQSETVWRQADKYDVPRICFINKMDKMGADFYFSVGTIRDRLHATPIVMQLPMGAENDFVGNIDLLTMEALTYPAKDDKGNDTLGSIVERGPIPEEYQEQAEEYREALVEAAAEGSDELTEAYLENGELTLEQIKEGIRLLTISSRAFPVYCGTALRNMGVQPVLDAVVDFLPSPLDIGDVHGFLPGSETEEETEVRKPDEKEPFSALAFKIAAHPFYGKLTFIRVYSGKVESGSQVLNSTKGKKERIGKIFQMHSNKENPVDVAHAGHIYAVIGLKDTTTGDTLCAIDKPIVLESMTFPAPVIQVAVEPKSKADQEKMGVAIQKLAEEDPTFTVELDAETGQTIIGGMGELHLDIIVDRMRREFKVEANVGNPMVAYRETIRKAVEKYEYTHKKQTGGSGQFARVIIALEPLPADSEEEYMFEDKVTGGRVPREYIPSVDAGIKDAMQSGVLAGYPMVDIKATLLDGAYHEVDSSEMAFKVAGSMALKEAAKKANPVLLEPIMAVEVRTPEEYMGDVIGDLNSRRGQISSMDEQHGVRVVKAQVPLSEMFGYVGDLRSKTQGRAVYSMEFDSYAEVPRAVADEIVGKSRGN from the coding sequence GTGGCACTAGAGGTGCTGACGGATCTCAACAAGGTCCGCAACATTGGCATCATGGCTCACATCGATGCCGGCAAGACGACCGTGACGGAACGCATCCTGTTCTACACGGGCATCAACTACAAGATCGGCGAGACGCACGATGGCGCCTCGACGACCGACTGGATGGAACAGGAAAAGGAACGCGGCATCACGATTACGTCCGCCGCCGTCACCTCTTTCTGGAACGGTAACCAGATCAACATCATCGACACCCCCGGTCACGTTGACTTCACCGTTGAGGTTGAGCGCTCGCTGCGCGTCCTCGACGGCGCCGTCGCCGTGTTCGACGGCAAGGAGGGCGTTGAGCCCCAGTCCGAGACCGTGTGGCGTCAGGCCGACAAGTACGACGTCCCGCGTATCTGCTTCATCAACAAGATGGACAAGATGGGCGCCGACTTCTACTTCTCGGTTGGTACCATTCGCGACCGCCTGCACGCGACCCCGATCGTCATGCAGCTCCCGATGGGCGCCGAGAACGACTTCGTTGGCAACATCGACCTGCTGACCATGGAGGCCCTGACCTACCCGGCCAAGGACGACAAGGGCAACGACACGCTCGGCTCCATCGTCGAGCGCGGCCCCATCCCGGAGGAGTACCAGGAGCAGGCCGAGGAGTACCGCGAGGCACTCGTTGAGGCCGCCGCCGAGGGCTCCGACGAGCTGACCGAGGCGTACCTGGAGAACGGCGAGCTCACGCTCGAGCAGATCAAGGAAGGCATCCGCCTCCTGACCATCTCCTCGCGCGCGTTCCCCGTCTACTGCGGTACCGCTCTGCGCAACATGGGCGTGCAGCCCGTCCTCGACGCCGTCGTGGACTTCCTGCCCTCCCCGCTCGACATCGGCGACGTTCACGGCTTCCTCCCCGGCTCTGAGACCGAGGAAGAGACCGAGGTTCGTAAGCCCGACGAAAAGGAGCCCTTCTCGGCTCTGGCGTTCAAGATCGCCGCTCACCCCTTCTACGGCAAGCTCACCTTCATCCGCGTGTACTCCGGTAAGGTCGAGTCCGGCTCCCAGGTCCTCAACTCGACCAAGGGCAAGAAGGAGCGCATCGGCAAGATCTTCCAGATGCACTCCAACAAGGAGAACCCCGTCGACGTGGCACACGCTGGCCACATCTACGCGGTGATCGGCCTCAAGGACACCACGACCGGTGACACGCTGTGCGCGATCGACAAGCCGATCGTCCTCGAGTCGATGACCTTCCCCGCCCCCGTTATCCAGGTCGCCGTCGAGCCCAAGTCGAAGGCCGACCAGGAGAAGATGGGCGTCGCCATCCAGAAGCTGGCGGAAGAGGACCCGACGTTCACCGTCGAGCTCGACGCCGAGACCGGCCAGACCATCATCGGTGGTATGGGTGAGCTCCACCTCGACATCATCGTCGACCGTATGCGTCGCGAGTTCAAGGTCGAGGCCAACGTGGGTAACCCGATGGTTGCCTACCGCGAGACCATCCGCAAGGCGGTCGAGAAGTACGAGTACACGCACAAGAAGCAGACTGGTGGTTCCGGCCAGTTCGCGCGTGTCATCATCGCCCTGGAGCCCCTCCCGGCCGACTCCGAGGAAGAGTACATGTTCGAGGACAAGGTCACCGGTGGCCGCGTTCCTCGCGAGTACATCCCGTCGGTTGACGCGGGCATCAAGGACGCCATGCAGTCCGGCGTTCTCGCCGGCTACCCGATGGTCGACATCAAGGCCACGCTGCTGGACGGCGCCTACCACGAGGTTGACTCCTCCGAAATGGCGTTCAAGGTTGCTGGCTCGATGGCGCTGAAGGAAGCCGCCAAGAAGGCGAACCCCGTCCTCCTCGAGCCGATCATGGCCGTCGAGGTTCGTACTCCCGAGGAGTACATGGGCGACGTCATCGGCGACCTCAACTCCCGTCGTGGCCAGATCTCCTCGATGGATGAGCAGCACGGCGTCCGCGTCGTCAAGGCTCAGGTGCCGCTGTCCGAGATGTTCGGATACGTGGGCGACCTGCGCTCCAAGACGCAGGGCCGCGCTGTCTACTCCATGGAGTTCGACAGCTACGCCGAGGTTCCGCGCGCGGTCGCGGATGAGATCGTCGGCAAGTCTCGGGGCAACTGA
- the rpsG gene encoding 30S ribosomal protein S7, producing the protein MPRKGPAPRRPLVDDPVYGSKVVTQLVNRVLLDGKKTVAERIVYGALETVRERTEQEPVSVLKRALENIRPALEVRSRRVGGATYQVPVEVRPARATTLALRWLVDFSRQRREKTMTERLANEILDASNGLGAAVKRREDMHKMAESNRAFAHYRW; encoded by the coding sequence ATGCCTCGTAAGGGCCCCGCTCCCCGTCGCCCCCTCGTCGATGACCCGGTCTACGGCTCCAAGGTCGTGACCCAGCTGGTCAACCGCGTCCTCCTCGACGGCAAGAAGACCGTCGCCGAGCGCATCGTCTACGGCGCACTTGAAACCGTTCGCGAGCGCACCGAGCAGGAGCCCGTCTCCGTGCTCAAGCGCGCTCTCGAGAACATTCGTCCGGCCCTCGAGGTCCGCTCCCGCCGCGTCGGCGGCGCGACCTACCAGGTCCCCGTCGAGGTTCGCCCCGCGCGCGCCACGACGCTGGCCCTGCGCTGGCTGGTTGACTTCTCGCGTCAGCGCCGCGAGAAGACCATGACCGAGCGTCTCGCCAACGAGATCCTCGACGCCTCCAACGGCCTCGGTGCCGCTGTGAAGCGCCGTGAGGACATGCACAAGATGGCTGAGTCCAACCGCGCCTTCGCGCACTACCGCTGGTGA
- the rpsL gene encoding 30S ribosomal protein S12 has protein sequence MPTIQQLVRKGRVSKRAKVKTPALKGSPQRRGVCTRVYTTTPKKPNSALRKVARVRLSSGIEVTAYIPGEGHNLQEHSIVLVRGGRVKDLPGVRYRIVRGSLDTQGVRGRQQARSRYGAKKEKK, from the coding sequence GTGCCTACCATTCAGCAGCTCGTCCGCAAGGGACGTGTCTCGAAGCGCGCGAAGGTGAAGACCCCCGCGCTGAAGGGCTCCCCCCAGCGTCGCGGCGTGTGCACCCGCGTGTACACCACCACGCCGAAGAAGCCGAACTCGGCTCTGCGAAAGGTCGCTCGTGTGCGCCTTTCGTCCGGCATCGAAGTCACCGCGTACATCCCCGGTGAGGGCCACAACCTGCAGGAGCACTCGATCGTGCTCGTGCGCGGTGGTCGTGTGAAGGACCTGCCCGGCGTGCGTTACCGCATCGTCCGCGGCTCGCTCGACACCCAGGGTGTCCGCGGCCGTCAGCAGGCTCGTTCCCGTTACGGCGCGAAGAAGGAGAAGAAGTAA